In Corynebacterium guangdongense, one DNA window encodes the following:
- a CDS encoding YifB family Mg chelatase-like AAA ATPase, whose translation MALASTLTTALDGVTARPVTVEANIGPGLPGMYVVGLGDAAVRESRDRIRTAVANSTLEWPKTKIVVSLSPADLPKAGSHFDLPIALSVLAARDPFAARRLADALVLGELGLDGSVRPVSGVLPALLAARDRGNAVRTVVIPAGNAAEAALLAGHDVLLAQSLAEVWCWAVGEGELPRAGRSGTAAQRPPAADFADIAGQPGARRAAEIAAAGGHHLLMIGPPGSGKSMIAERLPSILPPLTQTQSIEATAVHSVAGMVDAAVRHAPFVAPHHSVTRAALLGGGAGHPRPGAVSLAHHGILFLDEASEIPARVLDGLRTPLEHGRVRIIRARREVTFPARFQLILAANPCLCGAEKPTSCTCTSAQRAGYLANLSGPLRDRLDMTVHLGLAGAVVNAEGEEPSATIAARVGAARERAQHRWGRHHLRALVNGDVAGAHLRRHAPADEAGMALISAYLADGAISQRGVDKTLRLAWTICDLDAAGRPDIDHVARALELRAGAEVTA comes from the coding sequence GTGGCGCTCGCTAGCACCCTGACCACCGCGCTCGATGGAGTCACCGCCCGCCCGGTCACCGTCGAGGCCAACATCGGCCCCGGGCTGCCCGGGATGTACGTCGTCGGGCTCGGTGACGCCGCCGTGCGTGAATCGCGCGACCGAATCCGCACCGCCGTCGCCAACAGCACGCTGGAGTGGCCCAAGACCAAGATCGTCGTCTCCCTGTCGCCAGCCGACCTGCCCAAGGCCGGCTCCCACTTTGACTTGCCCATCGCCCTCTCGGTGCTCGCCGCCCGGGACCCCTTCGCCGCCCGTCGGCTTGCCGACGCGCTCGTCCTCGGCGAACTCGGCCTGGACGGCAGCGTCAGACCCGTGTCCGGGGTGCTCCCGGCGCTGCTCGCCGCCCGGGACCGCGGCAACGCTGTGCGGACCGTGGTCATCCCCGCCGGCAACGCCGCGGAGGCGGCGCTGCTGGCCGGACACGACGTCCTGCTGGCGCAGTCGCTGGCCGAGGTCTGGTGCTGGGCCGTCGGCGAGGGGGAGCTGCCCCGCGCCGGGCGCTCCGGCACGGCGGCGCAGCGGCCACCGGCCGCCGACTTCGCCGACATCGCCGGCCAGCCGGGCGCCCGCCGGGCCGCCGAGATCGCGGCCGCGGGAGGACACCACCTGCTCATGATCGGACCACCCGGCTCGGGCAAGTCCATGATCGCCGAACGGCTCCCGTCAATCCTTCCGCCCCTGACCCAGACCCAGTCCATTGAGGCCACCGCCGTCCATTCCGTCGCCGGCATGGTGGACGCCGCCGTCCGCCACGCCCCCTTCGTCGCGCCCCACCACTCGGTGACCAGGGCAGCCCTGCTCGGCGGCGGGGCGGGGCACCCGCGCCCCGGCGCCGTCAGCCTCGCCCACCACGGCATCCTCTTCCTCGACGAAGCCAGCGAGATACCGGCCCGCGTCCTCGACGGACTCCGCACGCCCCTGGAGCACGGCCGGGTCCGCATCATCAGGGCGCGCCGGGAGGTCACTTTCCCGGCCCGCTTCCAGCTGATTCTGGCCGCCAACCCCTGCCTGTGCGGCGCGGAGAAGCCCACCTCCTGCACCTGCACGTCGGCGCAGCGGGCGGGCTACCTCGCCAACCTCTCGGGCCCGCTGCGGGACCGCCTGGACATGACCGTCCACCTCGGACTGGCGGGGGCGGTGGTCAACGCGGAGGGGGAGGAGCCCAGCGCCACCATCGCCGCCCGTGTCGGGGCGGCCCGCGAGCGGGCCCAGCACCGCTGGGGACGCCACCACCTCCGGGCGCTGGTCAACGGCGACGTGGCCGGGGCGCACCTGCGCCGTCACGCACCTGCCGACGAGGCGGGGATGGCGCTGATCTCCGCCTACCTCGCGGACGGGGCGATCAGCCAACGCGGCGTCGACAAGACGCTGCGGCTGGCCTGGACCATCTGCGACCTCGACGCCGCCGGCCGGCCCGACATCGATCACGTCGCGCGGGCCCTGGAACTGCGTGCCGGGGCGGAGGTGACGGCATGA